Below is a genomic region from Henckelia pumila isolate YLH828 chromosome 3, ASM3356847v2, whole genome shotgun sequence.
aaattcataaaatagattaataaggattgaatattgtcgagaccaagtgaaatcaaaacctctggactatttttctctgattgataatttctcaaaatttgtgtgtgtgtgagcttgataatttctcattatttattttatttcttctgcaaaattctctaagtttgattttctagataaaattaagactattttaattacaagtattgaatattttcattttacttcctgtgggatcgacactctctctttcactatactaaaacttgacactcgtacgttTGCGAGTAAAATTTCACAACaattttttggcgccgttgccggggagtaattttgattattgtttagtcttgttaccaattagtcgaatttttaatttagagttttctttattttaatttaagtactaataaattgctattgttcttaattgcagtttatgcgaagatctcaaagtgcgaattctttgctctttgatccagagattgaacgaattgcaagagctttgagaaaagctaggagagaagaacaattaaacatggctgaagaagatgtcaatgaattgcctttggtgccaattagagatcatttcaggccaacgatccaggctcactattctggaatcgctagagggacaataaatgccaacaactttgagttgaagccggccttaatcaacatggttcagcagaaccaattcaatggaactgccacagctgatcctcacttacacttgcgcacttttctagagattactgatactgttaaaataaatggtgtttctgaggatacaatacgcttacgtttgtttcctttttctctcagggacaagTCACGGAGTTGGCTGCAGGCATTGCCACTAGGacgcataacaacttgggagggcatggctgtgaaattcttagagaaattctttccaccatccaaggaaacccagctgaagattgagatcagtacctttcaacagcatgattcagaacagctatacgaggcatgggaaaggtacaaagatttgttaagacgttgtcctaatcataattttgcagattgggaagaaatagagtttttctacaatggactgaatgtgcctacaagaatgtctgtggactctgctgctggaggtaccatatttgccaaggaccccattcaggcttatgatatgctggaacagatgactatcaatagttatcaatggccatctgaacgtatgggagtcaagaaaggagtgtacagtgtggatcctcttacatccattactgcacagctatctgcgttgagtacacaagtGGCTTTTCTGAACAAGGTGAATATCGCAGAACCTGCAGGTGTGTCGGTTGCCATAGAtgaatctcatccacctgaggaagctcaatatatcaatcccagaggctatggaaactatcgaggtaaccctcctcctaatacttatcatcctggtttacgtaaccatgaaaacttttcttatgccaacaacaagaatgtgttgaaaccccctccgggattcaatacaaatcaaggggaaggtaaagcatcgttggaggatgtggtgtctacatttgttactgaatataacaagaggatgtcgaggactgaaactcgaatggacagcatggagacacacatgtgtagtttgggagctatgatgaaatccatggagacacagattggacagcttgcaaatgctttgaaggatcaaaacagaggacagtttcccagcaatactgaagtgaatccaaaagagcagtgcaaagaagttgagttgagaagtgggaagaagttagaagagaaagagcagagcaaagccaaagaaagtgaagaaccagTGACTGAAGAAATTATGGttgaagagcccaagaagaaagctgaatctaaaccgatgtacaagccacaacttccttatccacagcggtttaagaagaaggcacttgatgaacagttttccaagtttctagatatcttcaagaagatacacatcaatattccatttgcagatgccttggaacaaatgcctaattatgaaaaattcatcaaatatgtaatgtctaagaagaggagattgcaagacaacgaagtggtgaatttgacagaagaatgtagcgcaatcctgcagaaaaagtttccacaaaagctgaaggatccagggagttttactatcctttttttttattggtggttctaaggtaaatagagctttatgtgatttaggagccagtagaaatttaatgcctttttctgtttacaggactttggagcttggagaagtcaggGCGACCACCATCACATTACAGCTGGCTGATCGGAGTATCACATACCCACGGGGTATTAtggaggatgttttggtaaaggtcgataagttcatatttccaacagacttcgtgattttggacatggatgaagatgaagaaactcccttgatttttgggagaccttttCTAGCTACTGCACGTGCATTGATCGATGTCCACAAGGGAGAACTCAAActtcgagttggtggtgaagcggtgatttttaatatttatcacaccatgaggggcccaaatgaggtaagtacatgtaagagcattgaaattattgattctcataactctttttcatgtgcaggaagTACTGATCCGCTCAAACGATGTTTGGTGGCGGACGAGGTGGTTGATAAGGAAGAGGATTGGGAGTTACATGAACAAAAAGTATTCCTAGACAGCGctccgaaagaaaaaatggtgagttctaaggaatctgaaacattggaaaatagtgcaccagaggtatcccctgaaactcatgatctgaaAGCATTGCCTGCACACCTATGTTATGAATTCcttggtgaaaattctacttgtcctgttattataTCTGCTCATTTGTCTGCTGTAGAGAAAGATAAGTTGCTGGGAGttctgagaaattttaaaactgctttAGGATGGTCAATCTCGGACATTAAGGGTATTAAtccaacaatttgcatgcataaaattttgatggaagagtcttataccccttatgttgatcatcagaggcgaTTAAATCCCTCCATGAAAGAggtagttaagaaagaagttCTAAAGCTGTTGAATGCgggagtgatttatgctatttctgacagtagttgggtatctcctgttcaagtggtgcctaagaaaggtgggattactgtggttaaaaacgagaataatgagttaatctccacacgtacagtaactggctggcgagtatgtatagattataggaagttgaacaaagctactcgtaaggatcatttttcacttcctttcattgatcaaatgcttgatagacttgctggttattgctattactatttcttagatggttattcaggctataatcaaattgctatagcaccggaagatcaggagaagactacttttacgtgtccctatggcacgtttgctttcaagaggatgccgtttggactgtgtaatgcacctgcaacttttcagcggtgtatgatggcgatttttgcagatatggtggaggacgtgatggaagtgtttatggatgacttttcagtatttggttcctcttttgatcattgcttgcataatctatctcttgttttgcagaggtgccaagaaaaaaatttagttcttaactgggaaaaatgtcactttatggttcaagaaggcattgtccttggacataaagtatcatccaatggattagaggtggatcgagccaaagtggttgcaattgaaaagcttccacctccgaagaatatcaagggcatcagaagttttttaggccatgcagggttttatcggcgtttcatcaaggatttttctaaaatcacaaaacccctgtgtaatttacttgaaaaagattctacattcatttttgatgatgattgtttgcaggcctttgaaaagatcaagacgGCATTGACCACAGCACCCATCATGATTGTGCCGGATTGGAAGGCGCCCTTTGAGCTtatgtgcgatgctagtgactatgcagtgggcGCGGTATTAGGCCAAAGGAGAGATAAGATTTTCAGAGCTATATATTACGCCAGTCGCACCATGGATGCCGCacagcaaaactacactaccaccgaaaaagagatgcttgcagtagtttttgcttttgataaatttcgtccatatttaattggtactaaagtagttgtttatactgaccatgcagcaattcgctacttgtttgccaaaaaggatgccaagccacgcttgataaggtggattctacttttacaagagtttgattttgagatcaaggacaagaagggtagcgaaaatcaagttgctgatcacttgtcAAGATTGGAGCTAGAAGACGTGAAGGAGGAGGAGAGCATAAAGGAATTGTTTTCGGATGAACAAATCTTTGAGGTAAGTTCCTTTATtccatggtttgctgatattgcgaatttcttgtcttgtggtgctatgcctccagagttgaatagacatcaaaagaaaaagtttttccatgacgttaagttctaattgtgggatgatccctatgttttcaaacgttgtgccgatcaagtgattcggagatgtgtggcggggcaagaggcaaatgaaattttggaacaatgccattcctccccctatggaggacattttggagccACCTGAACTGCTGCTAAGGTactacaatctggtttttattggcctacgttgtttaaagatagttataccttggtgaaatcatgtgatacgtgtcaaagaacgggaaatatttcaagaaggcatgaattacccctcacaaatattttagaagtagaattatttgatgtgtggggtattgattttatgggtccctttcccccttcttttgggtacacttatattttattagcagtTGATTAcgtttcgaaatgggtggaagccattGCCACCTCGACTAATGACGCTCGTGATGTAGTTAAATTTTTGCAAAAGAATATCTTCACGAGGTTTGGAActccacgagcaataatcagtgatgaaggtacgcatttctgcaataagatttttaataccttgctcactaagtatggtgtcagACATAAGGTGGCGTGTGCATACCATCCGCAAACCAATGGCCAAGCGGAGATCTCTAATCGGGAAATCAAGCAAATCTTGGAGAAAACGGTTAAGACAAATCAGaaagattgggcaatcaagTTAGATGACGCCATTTGGGCCTACCGCACCGCATTCAAAACGCCCATTGGGATGTCTCCTTACAGGCTGGTTtttggtaaggcatgtcatttacctttggagttgaagCACAAGGCATTTTGGGCTATCAAGAAGCTAAACATGGATCTCAAAGCATCCGGGGAGTTGCGGAAACTGCAGTTgaatgaattggatgaatttcgaagtgaagcatatgagaatgccaagcTATACAAAGAGcaaacaaagaagtggcatgataaaAACATTGTGCATAGGGAATTCAAAACGGGTCAGAAAGTTTTGCTATTTAACTCTCGTTTGAAATTATTTCCAGGGAAGTTGAAATCGTGATGGTCCGGGCCGTTTCTCGTTGAGACTGTTTATCCACATGGTGCCATTGAATTGCGATGTACAGATGGAAGAGTTTTCAAGGTCAATGGGCAGAGAGTCAAGCACTACTTTGGCAATGAAGTACCACCCGCATCCAGCACATTTCTTAATGATCCCAACTAAAGACTGGTGCAAGTCGGGCTGCgaactttaaaccaagcgctttttgggaggccacccaattttttttagtttttgtttttgctttctcgttttaatttttctttttagtttttacttttaattttgttgttttggaCGTAATTTGGTTTTTTCTATAATTTTTGCAGGATTTTGGATACCAATCTCGAACCGAAGGGGCGCCCGCTCTATTAattagcgcgcccgcgccgctctAGCATGACAATGGTGAAATTTTTCGAGCTCAAGGCGTGCCCTCCCCTCtttcagcgcgcccgcgccgtccctgtACCATATTTGTGCCAAATTTTTCGAgatgaaggcgcgcccgcccttaCCACCTGCGCCCGCCCCGCCCCTGCTAATACAAAACTCACAAAACAAAtcgaaggcgcgcccgcccttaCCATACGCGCGCCCGCCCCGACACCGATTTCTTCCATATAACCTactcttttctttcctttctctcAAATCTTTTCCCTAATTTCTTGTCCACCTTCTTCCTCACGATTTTTTCCCCTCTTCTATTGTTATAATCGGCTCGTCTATATCTTCATCTCCACCCCCCACAATCTAATTTCTTTCATCATCTATTTGACGCGGGACGGTCGAACCACTTTTATCCAGGGCACGCCTCATTTAATTTTTGGAGGATTGTACATTGGGGAAGCTTTTGATTATCTACTCTTCTCGGACCCATATGGAGTAATTCGTTCTTTTGGTACTTCTAAAAGTGTTTTGGGTGGTGAGTATTTAGAAATTTTACTCGTGCGATTCGTGGGTCTTGAAGTCTTAATTGATTAATCGATCTTTgaagtgtgaattctattggaTTGTTGTGGAAGCGGTTGTTGTTGTGTGTGGATTGTGGATTAGATTTAAGTTTGGAGAAGTTGTGATTGTGGTAAATTGGTTAATTGTTGCGTGACTTGTGGTGCACTAAGTGTTTGATTCATGGCAccaaagaagaaacaaaaatctgTTGCATCCTCTTCTCATGCTAATCCGGAGCCTGAGCCGCAGCGTTTCTGGAATGAGAGTGCCGAACAGCATTATCAAAATTGTCTAGGCAAAACGATATTACCGGAGCGTGGGTTTGATACGACATCGGGATTTGGGAAcgatgagtttttgaatacaATTGGTAGGGCTGTGAATGGGCGTCAATGGTTAAATTTTGTTAAGCCACCTCAGGATGCAGTCGTCCCAGTCgttcgtgaattttatgcgaaCTTGAAAGTAAAGCACATGCAGTTGAAAGTGCTTGTCCGAGGCCAGCTGGTGCCTTTTGATGCTCACACTATTAACACCCTGTACAACCTTTCGCCAGTATTTCACGATGATTATGCGGAGTACCGAGCGAATGAAGTGGATTACGCGGCGATTCTGAGCCGTATTTGTGTTCCGGGCACGGAATGGCGCATGGGCCGTGATCATCAGCCTTCCAAGTTGAAGAAATCCGAGCTAATTCCTGATGCTAAGCTGTGGTATAACTTTGTGTGTGCTCGTCTTAAACCAACTGACCACGAGCATGAGGTGACACGAGAACGAGCGATTcttgtttattgtattttggagggCAAAGAAATCGACTTGGGACATATTTGTCAAGCAACTATTCAGGGTGTGGCAGCAGGTAAGACGACTGGTGGGTTTGCATTGCCCGCACTTATcactgatctttgtgaagcggctGGAGTTGAGTGGGGCCAAAATGAAGAATTGTTGAAAGCTACTACTCCGATTTCTTGTCAAACTCCTTTTCGCATGATACCGGCTTCTGAGCACCGAACTCGCGTTGAGAGACGAGATTTTAATGAGAGAGCAGCTGCACGAAGCGGCCCTGCACCCCGACCTCAGGTTCCCCCTGTTGCGCCCGATCGTGTTGCTCTTCTGGAGGATGAATTGAGAGCGCACCGTCAAGAGTTTCGGACATTTCAGCAGACTACTGGTGTCTTTATGGACTACATGATGGATTTTACAGATGCTTTGAGACATCAGTTTCCACAAGCTGCTAGTTCAACTCATCCATTTCCTCTGTATCCACAGTGGCCGCCCACTTTTGGCCCTTCAGGTCCGTCTCATGATGATGCcgctgatgatggcgacgaccactgacggtcttcgtttgtggtacatgtcctttatgctttcttgttttaattccttgaggacaatgagtgtactaagtttgggggagttgTGTCAGTTCTGacgtttattttttttgtttagttgcttttgcttttgttttgtttttatttttagttgtttggttcttaggagttgtgttgtgttggtgtgtggctgaatttgagaaatttatgtagttgtggtttttttttttggtgaatgatgttgagaaatcataatgaaatggattgatggccaatgatgttaatttttgttttgtaactgAAGTCCATGACTACCTGCCTAgctgacaaaattttgaaataaacggaaccaagtgaacaattgaactcctatatattctgtgatttttcttgaatctgaatcttgagacagacaaacataaaaatgattgaggcattgtttggattttttgggTCTTGAATTTCATTGAatcaatttatccttagttgcccatttgagcttacacgcATATTAGTACTTAGAGGTACGAGAATTctaaaacttgttgtgaaaatcaacgtttactgttgatgattattcctttctgcactgattgagatttgtatgacttaattgtggattgagacttgtctagaactagttcggacacccctcgaggcgaaatacgggcaaaactgtgattagaaatgatttaggcgatttttctgaattcgtttgatcctttcaagctacctattatatatgttatccctagtaccttgtttgagctttattgaaaatcgaatggcatgcgtgtaaacgtgtgatgaaacccccattcgtcattatttcaaggtcctacgtTAACTACCTGAATAACTTatatactatttcctacctttaagggagtaatttgaatgctaaattattatatgctcctagtttttatttgtgaaaaatgaaatggtgtggtggatgaatggaaatgaggaaggtagtagaaaagaaaaggagttgaaaaatttgtggttgaaaaagttgtgaaaaaaaaagttgtgaaaaaattgaaaaaatcaatgaagtgaaataagtgtgaagttgtgaatgaaaaggagtttaAATTAGAGGTTGAGCATAAATgcgaattactccttatttgaattcttttccttcatttgtagccatgagccaggtcttgcattataagcttattaagtcctattgaccgagtcacagttgcccaatatactagtggagaggggttgcgagaatttagcctatggactgttgattgaaactttaatgattatggattcttgatcgaaacacgcacacactacgtTCTTTGAATTAAACCAATTGAGTGTGGTTGTGATGATATATCCTTGAATTTGATCCTGCTCTACcatgaaagtcctcatgatttgtgaatgtttgaattgagttaagagaagagtattttgaaacttgagttgcggagtttatgagtttatgaggttgAATTATTTTTCTGGTTAACGtatttttcaagtgttagtaggagagatatgattggatttaaattgttttggaaTTCCATATTGAGGTCATTAATCCATAGTCATTCTTGATGGTTGTTGTTCTTGCAATTGAGTGGAGTTTGTGTTAGTTTTGCTCGAGAcgaacaaaagttcaagtttgggggaatttggtaagtgcattttgtgcacttaatttgtatatggttttacttgacttttggaatttattggtagatattgcgtgaaattgttgttgtttttgtgtttgtaggaagttatggacttcgatgtgttcaagtggaaataagcttaaaagatggaagtttacaaggaaattcaagagttggaaaagagaagaaaaaggctGAGTTCGAGCTAAAGGGGCGCCCGCCCTATTCATAGGCGCGCCCGCGATGTTATTGAAAAAACCCAAGAAGAAAAGTCGAGCTGAGGGCGCGCCCGCACTGAccataggcgcgcccgcgccattgaaGAATATTCAAAAGTTTGTTTTGCGAATTGGAGGCGCGCCTGCCCTGTtccctgcgcgcccgcgccgtcgtccATTTCCTCAATTTCTTCTTCAGCGGTGACAGTTGTGTCTTCTATCAGGTTGACTTTTTCCATGCTAGAAAGTCCAGTTCTGTCCACTCTATCCGTCCTGATCACCTTTTGTTCTATTCTAACTTCCTCCACATAGCATTTGCGAGCAATAACTTGATCACCTTGTACTTCACCGATCTCATTACCCACTGGGAACTTTATTTTCTGATGCAGAGCTGATGCGACGGCCATGAAAGTGGTCATGGCAGGTCTACCCAGTATGACGTTATAGGCAGACGGAGCATCTACTATAATAAAGCTCATAATCCTGGTCTTGCAACCGTTGCCTTTCCCAAGAGTTAGAGGTAGATGTACTAACCCAACAGGCCGGATTTCATGACCCGTGAAACCAAAGAGTGATGTAACGACAGGATCCATTTTGTACTGCCCCAGGTCCATTTGATCGATAGCTTCTTGGAATAGAACATTGACAGAACTGCCCGAATCCACAAATATCCGGGCCACATCGTAATTCACGACCATGGCCCTTATTACCAGTGCATCATTATGGTTGCTAGAAACCCCTTTTAAATCTTTCAGCCCAAAATAGAGGGTCGGGCCAGTGTTGACAGTCTGATTGTCTATctccatatttattaattttcggCTGCTAGTTTTCCTAGCTCGATTAGAATCTCCATCTGTAGggcctccaaaaatcatattgaTGATTCCTCGAGCAGGAGGGGCCGGTCTTTGATGAGCTCGGTCATCCCTGGGCTAGTCTTGATTTGGATGATTGAAGTCTTCGTGGGGAGGGACAGTCCTGGCTCTTTGTCTTGACCTTCCTCCCTGTCCCCTGTTCGGGCGATACCCCTCTTGACgggtcaatatatttttttaattcaaagtGTTGCTGTATTATCCTTTCAATCTCTTGATCTAATTGACGACAGTTCTCCGTAGTGTGCACATACTCATTATGAAAGTGAAAATATTTATCCGATTCCCTATTCCGAGGTCCCTTCTCAGTCCATGGAGGCCTTTGCGTGAGTTTTCGATCGTCACAAATTTGAAGAGCTCAGACTTTGCTCATGCGCAAAGGAGTGAAAGAGGTGAATTCTCCCAATAGTGCGGGTCGGAATGGCTGTCCCATCCCGGAATTACTGCTCGAAACCCTATTGTTCTTTGGACTTTTTGGTCGTTCCCTCTTCACAGCTGCTCGCGAGACCTGTATTTCTTCCATGTTGACATATTTCTCAGCTCGGGCGAGTAATTCCTCGTATGTCTCCGGCGACCTCTTTATTAGAGATTtgagaaaatcttttgtatCTAGCCCTTGCATGAAGGCACTGATGAGCAGGTCTGGGGTAGCCATGGGTACCTCGAGAGCCAAGGCACTAAACCTGCGGATATATGTTCTCAAATTTTCATGTTCTCGTTGCTTGATTGCAAAGAGGCTGAAAGTAGTGGTAGGATGCTTTTTGCTACTAGCAAAGTGATGCAAAAAGGATTTGCTAAAATCCTTGAATTCCTTGATCTCCCCAGGGCGTAGCATATTGAACCATTGCTGGGCTGGTCCTATGAGAGTTGTAAGGAAAGACCTGCACTTAATCTGGTCAGAGTATTTATGCAACAGAGCTGCATTCTCAAAGCGTGCTAAATGGTCTTCAGGATCTCCTTTACCATCATACTCCCCGACGTGAGGCAATTTGAATTGTTTGGGGAGATCAGCGTCCAATATCTCCTGAGTAAAAGGAATGTTTCTGGTTGTGGTAGCTAGGTACCCGACCTGCTTCTTCCTTAGCTGCTCCATCTCCTCCTTCAACTTTTTGATCTCCTCGAGGTGGGCATTATGATCGGGGTGCGGAGGATTGGCCTCACCCCTTTCTGCCAAAGCCCTCTGAACAGCGTGAGTTACTAACTCCTCTAAATTTGGGTGATTTCCATTCTGATTAGCCAtcgaaactctttttcttcaaattcccacagacggcgccaattgatgatgttggaattttacctcgggttcggtctggtagaatggatcctccaaatctTCTATGaaacaggtcgg
It encodes:
- the LOC140890062 gene encoding uncharacterized protein, coding for MEIDNQTVNTGPTLYFGLKDLKGVSSNHNDALVIRAMVVNYDVARIFVDSGSSVNVLFQEAIDQMDLGQYKMDPVVTSLFGFTGHEIRPVGLVHLPLTLGKGNGCKTRIMSFIIVDAPSAYNVILGRPAMTTFMAVASALHQKIKFPVGNEIGEVQGDQVIARKCYVEEVRIEQKLGR